Within the Candidatus Omnitrophota bacterium genome, the region ATGTGGCCCACTATGTTAAAGCGGGTTCGGCCCTGGACAAGGAGGCCCTGGCCCGGAGCTGCAGTGTGTACTTTCCCGGACGTGTTTTGCCGATGCTTCCCGAAAAGATTTCCAACGAGCTCTGCAGTCTGCGTCCACAGGAAGAACATCCCACAATGACGGTGCAGCTGGACTTTGACCGCTTAGGCCGGGTCAAGCGCGAAGAGTTTTATGAAAGCGTGATCTGTTCGCGGGCGCGGCTGACCTACACCGGGGTTCAGGCGGTCATGGACGGCAAGGACGGCGGCCCTGCCAACGCGCACAAGCCCATGCTCCTGCATATGCAGAAGCTCATGGAAAAACTCAAACGCCAACGCAGGCAAAGGGGAGGGATAGATTTTGATCTGCCTGAACCGGAGGTTGTGCTGGACAGCACGACGCGGGAACCGGATGCCATTCTGCGTGCCGAGCGCACGGAGGCCCACTGTATGATCGAGGAATTCATGATTGCGGCCAACGAAGCAGTGGCGCGTTTTCTCATAGAACACCGCCGTCCGGGAATCTACCGCGTGCATCCGGGGCCCGACCCCGAAGACCTGCATGATCTGCTCCTTTTTGTGCGGCACTTCGGAGTCGAACTGAAGCATGCGCCCAAAACATCCAAAGATATTTGCAAACTCATCGAAGACGTGCAGGGCAATGCCGGAGAGCTTGCGGTCAAACGCATGCTCTTGCGCTCCATGGGACGCGCAACCTACGCGGCCAGCCCGGCACTGCATTTCGGTTTGGGCACCCGCACTTACCTGCACTTTACCTCGCCCATCCGGCGTTATCCGGATCTGGTGGTTCACCGGTCCGTCAAAGAACTGCTTCATGATTCCAAAGCCGCCGGCTCGGATAAACAGTTGAGCGCTGTCTGTGAGACCTCAAACCGGGGGGAATACCGGGCTGTGCGCGCGGAATGGGATGTGATGGACATGCTGCGGGCCCGGTTTATGCAGGACAAAATGGGCCAGACCTTTAGCGGCTGTGTGACCGGTTCGGGCAAGAAGGGCGTGTATGTGGAGCTGGACGAGTATTTTGTGGAAGGCCTGGTGCCGGACTCCTCAAGCCGGCATTACCGCATCCCGGGCAAGAAGGACCAGGGTTTGGAAGGCCCCTTGGCCCTGGGCACCAAAGTCAAAGTGCGCATTGAATCGGTGAATGTGCCGGAAGGTGAAATTCTGTTTGCCCTGGCCCGTTAAAGAAGGCAGCCAGAGTCAAAAGGGCAGTGGGGTGCTTGCCAAGAAGAAGAAGACCCCGGCCAGCGCCAGCAACCCGCCTATCAGCACGATGCTGAGCACAAAATCCAATGTCAGGTCCCACCAGCTGTTCATGGTCGTGTCTCCGGGCTGTCTGTGATTTTCCGGTTAATTTGAAGCATACGGGATGCCAAGAGGAATAACTGGTGGCGAAGGGGAGAGTCGAACTCCCACGAGGTTACCCTCACTACGCCCTGAACGTAGCGCGTCTGCCAATTCCGCCACTTCGCCATAAAGTCGCATGAATCGGCACATTATAGCAGAGTGTTGTGCAGTGTCAATCCGGGGGTTGGAGGACCTTTTATTAAGTTCACTCCCAAAGTGCTAAAAAGTACACGAGACTAACATTTACATTGCACAGGAGCTTGATCTGCGGGCCGGAAAATGATATGCTTTTTCTAGGTTTATCTAATTAGTTGTATAACGCGGGGGATTGGCCGATGCACAGACATCTGCGATTCGGGATCTTTGGGATTGGGATTGCCTTGATTCTGGTGGTACCCGGGGCTTTTGCGCAAAGCGGGGCAGCAGCCGGCCCCCAAGACCGGGGCATCCAGAGTTTGCCGCCGCTTCAGAATGCGGGCGAGTTGAGGCCCATTGAAGAGACCCCGTCCCAGGTTCAAACCCAGGCTGAGCAGCATAAGCGATTTTCCCCTCGCAAGAGTTCACCCAAAAGTTTATTGCACCGGGATTATGATTTGCCTCCCGAGGAAGTTGGGGCGGAGCCCGCTGTTGTTCTGCCGGAGCCGGCAGTCACTGAAACAGTAGCCGTTGAAGTTGCCGAACCCGAGCCTCTGGTGCTTGAGACCGTGGATCAGGCAGCAGTTGAAACAGTTGTTGCGGAACCGGCGGAAGAACCGGTCGAAAATGCGGTCGGGGAAGCGGCTGAGGCTCCGGTGAATTCCGAGCCTGTCGAAGAAAAGCCGGCGGAAGTCCAGGCCAAGGTGCAGGCCCGGCTTCAGGCTGCAGAGCGTTTTCAGCGGACGATGAGCCGGGATGAGCGTCCGCTGGCCAAGGCCATGAACGTCATGTATCAGGCCGTTGAAGCGCGCCACGGGGCGCAGCTGGAACAGCTCGGCAAGATGATCGAGAAAGAATTGGATTTAGAAAAGGACGATGATTTTCCCACACCCGGCAAGACCTTAGCCACTGCGCAGCAAATGAGGAAGAGTATCCTCAGAGGCATGATGGAAATGTTCCATCTGCTTCCCGAAGGTGTGCAGCCGGAATAGGGCGGGGGCGGAGGCGCCGGCCCACGAGGTGAATCATGGAACGCTGGTTTTCGCGCTGTCTTTGCAATTTCCTGACAGTTGCGCTTGTCCTCGGCAGTGTTCCCGCAAGTACCGGAGCCCAGGAGGCCCAGCCGGAGAAAGACCGGCAGTTCTCCCAGGTTCAGAAAAGCAATCCCTACACTCCCGCTGATTTTACTTCCATTCAGAATGTAGTTGAGCCCTTGCCCATTCCCGGGACCGTGCCGCGCAGTTCTTCTTATGCCCCGGTAAACACCACGCCCGTGACCCAGAGCCGGAATACCCACAATTTCTTTAACCAGCGCAGTGTGGCCTCTTCTGAAGACAAGTCTGTAAAACCGGAGAAACCGGCGGAATCCGCGGAAGACGCCAAGCAGCAGGAGCCCGCGGAATTGAGTTTGAGCGATCGCCTTGCCGTGCCTGAGGAAAAGACAGAGCCGCGATCCGGAGCAAATGAGCCGGCCCCAATCACGTCGGTCGAAAACCCGAACGCGGTTCCGGCGCAGAAGGTGGACACCATTCAGCTCAAGACCGAAGAGTCCAGCGCCTATCAGGAACAGCCGCAGCAATCCGTGGTCACCGGGGAAGAGCGCGCGGATCTGCAAATCCGGCAGGAACAGAATGCTCCGCTTTCTGAGGAAAAAAGTACGGACGAAGAAGCCCGGGTTGCGGACGGGCAGCAGGCAGTGGACGAGTCCCGCTCGGAGGAGCGCGCTGAACAAGAGCGACAGGACCAGGAGCGCGAGTCTTCGCAGCCGGTGGAAGTGGAGGAAAATCCGGCGCCCGTGAGCTCCGTTGAGCCGGCGGAAAATCTGGAAACGCGCAAAGAGGAAAGCACGCCCGTTGCGGAGCAAACTCAGCCGGAGCCTGCGCCCGGCCAGGGCACACTGGCCGAAGCGCTTCAGTCCGTGCAGCAGAGCCTGGCCGGTGTCGAAGCCCAGGTGGAAGAACTCTTGTTGGATAGCCCGCTCGCGGAACAGGAGCTGGAGCAAGAACCGGAATTACAGGCAGGGGAATACCTCAATATCGTGGATCAGGTGCGCGTTGTGGGCCAACCCACGCAGTTTGGCGCGGAGCTCAGCAATCCCGGGGACCAGGATGTGGAAGTGACTTTGCTCCTGGCCGGAGAAGATCCGAATGCCCCGCGCCGCCAGGTCAAAATCACCCTGGCCGCAGGCGAGACGCGCAAGATTTCTTTGGAGACCGTATTCCGCAAGACAGAGGTGGGCACCTTTAAGATGCGGCTGCTCATTCTCAAGGAAGAGGCCCAAGGCAGGAAGCAGACCGTGGCTATGAGCGAGAGCTTTGTGCTGGAAATCCGCGACAAGGAAAAGCCCGATCAGGTCAAGATCGTGCTCCAGGAATGGGCCTTTAACAACGCGGCCGCTTCCGCATGGACGCCGGAACGCGATATCCGGAATCTGGAGATCTATAACGGGGCTCTGGAAGGCGAAATCACCGGCCCGCGTCCGGCCTTGGTGAGCCCGAAGTTCGAGTTGCCCGCTGCGCAGGTGCAAGTTATTGAAATGCGCATCCGCTACACCCCGCCTGCGGATGTGCGCCTGGACCCGGGCAAAGAAGTGCTGCGTCTGAGCTGGCGCACGCTCGACATGCCTGTGGGCGAGTTCAGCGCGCCGGTGGAAATCCCCTTCAGCCAGTTGAAGAAGGACGGGGACGGCTACTACACCGTGAGCATTGACACGCGCAGCTTGGTACAGCCCCAAGCCGTGCCCGACAGGACGGCTGCGCCGGCGCATGTGCGGGATAATACGCGACAGCCCTTACCCGCGGCCTTGCCCGGGCCTATTGGCAAGCTCGTGTGGCGCGGCGTGATCACCCACATTAAGGTGGAACCCCTTTCCCCGGGCAAAGCCGGCGTGCGCTTCAGCATTGATTCGGTCTCCTTCAAGAGCCGGCACGAACTCCCGCAGGCGCCTGTGCCTGATCTCAACGGCCCGCAATTCAATGCGCCCGTGACCCTGCCCGGCCTCGGCACCCCGCTCTTCATGATCGGTGTTGTGTAGCAGGTGCCAGGCACCGGTGTCAGGCACCAGTGCCGCAATCGTTATTCCGTGCGCAGCGAAGGGATCTGTGTCCCGCAAAGATTGCTTTCCCTTCGACAGGCTCAGGGTCGCAATGACGGACTCTGACACCAGGACTCGCACTCATCCCCCAGCTCATGTAAACTAACCCCATGACCACAATCGCCGTGACCCTGAAGGCCCTTTTGGGCCTGTTTCTTTTGTGCCTCCTGGGCTATCTGGGCCGCCGCCGCGAAATCATCGGCAAAGAAGGCGTTTCTGTCCTGACCAAGCTCGTGATCGGCCTGACGCTCCCGGCCATGATCTTTCACGGCTTTGGGCTGCACTTCAGCGGCGAGATGATGCGCGGCTGGTGGCTGCTGCCTCTGGTGGGCGCGGCCATCTTTGCGTTCAACGCGCTCTTTGGCTGGCTCATTCTGCTGACCGACCGCTCCATGGCGCCCTGGCAGCGCAGGCAATTCATGGCCATGAGCATCTTCCACAACGCCGGGTACATGCCCATTCCCATTGTGGCGGCCGTGCTGCCCGCCGGACAACGCGAGGAGATCTTCCTCTTTATATTCCTGGTCATGCTTGCGTTCGGTCCGCTCATCTGGACCCTGGGTGTGTGGCTCATGAAAGGTCCGGGCCCGGTGGCAGGGGATCGCGCGTCCGGTCAGGGGACCCCGCACCACAGGACCCTGAGCATGATCCTCAACCCGCCCTTTGTCACCACGGTGGCGGCCTTGGCCCTGGCCCTTTTGGGGTGGATCCGCTGGGTGCCTGCCTTTGTGTGGGAGCCGCTCCGGTGGCTGGGGGATTGCACCATCCCGCTGGTGCTGCTGACCCTGGGCGCCATGCTGGCGGACCTGCGCGGCTCCTGGACCCTGAGCCCGGGCAGCCTGCTGCGCCTGGTGGCCGCGCGCCTGATCCTGCCCGGCGCGGTCATGGCGCTGGCGCTGCCCTGGGTGCCGCTGGCCCCGGCAATCAAGTTTCTGCTCCTGATCCAGGTCTGCATGCCCTCGGCCATGACCCTGGCCATCATTGCCCGGGAGTACAGCGAGTCGTATGATTATGTGGCGCAGTCGCTCATGGCCAGCTACCTGATTGCCCTGGCCACGCTGCCCGTGTTCTTGACACTGGCACAGAACATGCTAACCTTTACCAGGAGTTAGACTTTGGGCGTTAAGACCGTCGCCACAAACAGGAAGGCCTTCCGGGACTACCAGATCCTTGAGACCGTGGAGGCCGGCATTATGCTGACCGGCCCGGAGGTCAAAAGCCTGCGCGCCGGGCGTTCGAGTTTGAAGGAGGCCTTTGCCAGGATCATCCAAGGCGAGGTTATTCTCTTCAACTACCACATCAGTCCGTATGTGTTTGCCCGGAACCAGTTGCAGGAGCCCACGCGCGAGCGCAAGCTCCTGCTGCACAGGAAGCAAATTGAAAAGCTGCGCCTGGCCACGCAGGCCAAAGGCCGGGCACTGGTGCCCTTGAAGGTGTATTTCACGCGCGGCATCGCCAAAGTCGAGCTTGGTTTGGGCCAAGGCAAACTCATGCACGACAAGCGCCAGGATATCAAGAAACGCGAAAGCGACCGCGATATCGACAGGGCGCTGAAGCGCTAGCTGGGCAAGGTGTCAGGCACCACAGCCGTTTGATTGTCATCCCCGCGCAGGCGGGGATCTAGTTGCATAACTGACAGTACCGTTCTCTGAAACAAAAGTCCCATTGGGGTGTCGCGCGCCAGACTCAGCAAGGTGAGCAAGGTGTCAGGCACCCGGTTCCGGGCAGAAAGATGCTTCACAGCGGGTGCCTGATACCCGAGTGATAGCAGCCTGCCCCTCCGGATTCTGTAGCACAGAAATGTGGGCACAAATGCAAGGCGTCCTAGCGAAGGAGAACGCAGCAGATGTGCCCAGATTTCTGTGCTATGGGGGCGAATGGACTCGACTATAGCATGTACTGCTAGAGTGGCATGCCGAGGTTGTCGGGAGGCCTCGTTAAACACCTGACAAAAAATCAAACGCCGAAGATACAAACATCGGTGTGGGCGCAAGCCGTCTCGACATCAACATGTTGATGCCGATGCCGGCCTTCGCGCTCAACTAAAAGCACTGCCCCTGTAAAGGGGCAGCCCGTCTACCGGGTCAGCCCGCGGGCTGGGTAGACGAACTCAGCGGGATCGCCGGGAATCCCGTCCTCGGAAACCCGGTTAAACTCCAGGGGACTGGCCGGTCTGCACCGTGTCTGTGCGGGGCAGTGAGGCGAGACTCAAATCGCAGACTAAGCATGTAGAGGCTTTAGTGGGTCATCTGTAGGACGCGGGTTCGATTCCCGCCGCCTCCACCAATTCAACATCCGAGAATGTCCAAGACAATCCAAAGATGTAGCATAACCCCATAGAAATATGGGGTTTTTGCTTTGTATACGTCTAGCCTCGTCCCGAAAAATTCCTTGACAGCCACCCCTAAGTGGGGGTACCAATGGGGGTACAATATGATTTTAGGTCATTTGAATTTGAGGAGGTACCCCCAGAATGAAACTTACCGATACCACCCTTCGCAATGTCAAACCAAACGGGAAGCGATTGAAGCTTAGTGACGGAGGGGGGCTCTATCTTCTTGTGAAGCCGAATGGAAGCAAGCTTTGGCGCTTAAAGTATAGGTTTGGGGGAAAGGAAACCTCAATATCGCTGGGAAGCTACTCTGAAGTTTCGTTGCGAGAGGCCAGAGAGCGGAGAGAGGAAGCCAAGCGGATGCTAGCTCAAGGGCTGAATCCCAGCCAGGAAAGAAGAGTGTCAAAGGAAGCCGCGTTGGAGAGGGCCGAAAATAATTTTGAGTCTGTGGCATCGGAGTGGTATTCAAAAAAGGCTCCCGGATGGACTGAAAGTCACGGCAAGCGGGTCTTTAAAAGCCTGCAGAACGATGTTTTTCCTTGGCTTGGAGCCCGTCCAATTGCAGAGATAACGGCACCCGAGTTGCTGACCGTATTACGACGGATTGAGCAAAGGCAGGCCATTGAAACAGCCCACCGAGTGCTCCAGCGATGCGGTCAAGTGTTTCGGTATGCAGTGGTAACCGGCCGCATTGCAAGTGATCCCACAAGAGACCTGAAGGGAGCGCTCCCACCCTCGAAGGAAAAACACCACCCGACCATCCTAGACCCTGAGGGCATTGGGGGCCTTCTGCGGGCGATGGATACTTACAAGGGTTCCCCGGTTACTCGTGCTGCCCTGAACCTTGCCCCGTTGGTTTTTGTTCGCCCCGGCGAGCTTCGCAAAGCTGAATGGTCAGAGATAGATTTGGAACGGGCCGAATGGCGAATCCCGGCTCAAAAGATGAAGATGAGAGAATTGCACATCGTCCCACTTTCTAGGCAGGCCGTGGCGATCTTACGTGATTTAAAACCATTGACTGGAGGAGGGCGTTACCTTTTTCCAGGAGCCAGGTCTAATGGCCGCCCCATGTCTGAGAATACGGTAAATGGTGCACTGAGGCGTTTGGGATATGACTCAAAGGAAATGACCGGACATGGGTTTCGTTCCATGGCATGTAGTCTTCTGAACGAGCAAGGTTGGCCCGCCGATGCGATCGAGCGACAGCTTGCCCATTCTGAACGGGATACTGTGAGGGCCGCTTATAATCGAGGGCAGTATCTGGAGGAACGTAGAAGGATGATGCAAGCCTGGGCGGATTATCTGGATGGGCTCAAGGACGAAAAATAGAGGGGAAAAGGGATTGACTGATTATACCAAATATGGTATATTATGAATGACTCACACGCTTTGAAACCATTGGATTTTGTTGGATCCTCCTTAAAGGACCTAAGAGCGTTTCCTGAAGAAGTGAAGCAAGACGTAGGTTATGCGCTCTTTTTGGCCCAAAAAGGGGAAAGGGCACAGACGGTTAAGCCGTTAAAGGGTTTCGGCGGTGCGGGTGTTTTGGAGATTATTGAACGCCATGACGGAGACACTTACCGGGCGGTTTACACCGTGAAATTTCGGGAAGTTGTGTATGTGTTGCATTGCTTCCAGAAGAAATCTAAAAGCGGTATCAAAACGCCACAACAGGATATTGATTTGATTAGGCAACGACTCCGTGTGGCGGAAGAAGATTATCGGGCGACATACAAGTAAGGAACACAGTCCATGAGTACAAAGCAAAAAATCCACAGAGGAAGTGGCAATGTTTTTGAAGACCTTAAGGTCTCTCACCCCGAACGCGTTCAGACGCGCGCGCAAGTCATGGCTCGGATCGCGGACATTATCAAAAAGCGGGGTTTGACCCAACTGCAAGCCGCTGAAATACTCGGGATTCCCCAATCCAAGGTGTCTTGCCTGATGAACGGCAAGCTGAGCATGTTTTCTCTAGAACACCTCTTTGAGCTTCTGAACGCCTTGGATAGGGACGTGGAAATCGTCATTAAACCCAAACCCAGAAGAGCCAAGAGCGCCAAAACTCAGGTGTTGGCTTCTCATTAAATCTTCTGCTCTTTAGCATTTTCACCCACAACCTTATCAAACCTTAGCAATACCAACAAATGCTAACAAACCTTAACATTTCTTAGGAGGGGCTTCCTGACAGAATCTTTGACCCCCGGACATCCCTGGACTAAAATGTTGACAACTTTAGACATCACTGGAGGTTATGGGAGATTATGGGCAAACGCAGGACAACAGAGGGATCATCTAGGAAGTCAGGATCAAAAAACAATGGCGCAAATTTAGGGTTTGAAGCCCAACTCTGGGCCTCAGCAGATGCTCTCAGAAATAATATGGATGCGGCCGAGTACAAGCATGTGGTGCTCGGCCTTATTTTTTTGAAGTACATCTCGGACGCTTTTGAAGAACAGCACGCCCGACTGGAAGCTGAAAAGGGACAGGGGGCTGACCCAGAGGATCAAGACGAATATCGGGCGATCAATATTTTTTGGGTTCCTAAGCCCGCTCGCTGGTCAAACCTGAAGGCCAATGCCAAGCAGCCCACCATCGGCAAGATTGTAGATGACGCCATGATTGCGATTGAGAAGGATAATCCCACCCTCAAAGGCGTGTTGCCCAAAGAATATGCCCGCCCCGGTTTGGATAAGCAGCGGTTGGGGCAGCTCATAGACCTGGTCAGCAACATCGGCCTTGGGGATGAGGACAGCCGCTCTAAAGACATTTTGGGCCGGGTCTATGAGTATTTCCTCTCTCAGTTTGCCAGTGCCGAGGGGAAAAAGGGCGGTCAATTTTATACGCCGCGCTCCGTGGTGCAAGTGCTGGTGGAGATGTTGGCGCCCTATAAGGGCCGTGTGTTTGATCCTTGTTGCGGTTCTGGGGGAATGTTCGTGCAATCCGCGAATTTTATCGAACACCATTCCAACGGCAATGGAAACGGAGGCCGGGCCAAGAGCCAAATCAGCGTCTTTGGGCAAGAGTCCAATTACACGACATGGCGGCTGGCCAAAATGAACCTTGCCATCCGGGGGATAGACAGCAACATCACTCATGGAGATAGCTTCCACAATGACCAGCATCCGGATTTGAAGACGGATTATATCTTGGCCAATCCTCCCTTTAACAGCAGTGATTGGCGCGGGGAATTGCTCAA harbors:
- a CDS encoding RNB domain-containing ribonuclease; translation: VAHYVKAGSALDKEALARSCSVYFPGRVLPMLPEKISNELCSLRPQEEHPTMTVQLDFDRLGRVKREEFYESVICSRARLTYTGVQAVMDGKDGGPANAHKPMLLHMQKLMEKLKRQRRQRGGIDFDLPEPEVVLDSTTREPDAILRAERTEAHCMIEEFMIAANEAVARFLIEHRRPGIYRVHPGPDPEDLHDLLLFVRHFGVELKHAPKTSKDICKLIEDVQGNAGELAVKRMLLRSMGRATYAASPALHFGLGTRTYLHFTSPIRRYPDLVVHRSVKELLHDSKAAGSDKQLSAVCETSNRGEYRAVRAEWDVMDMLRARFMQDKMGQTFSGCVTGSGKKGVYVELDEYFVEGLVPDSSSRHYRIPGKKDQGLEGPLALGTKVKVRIESVNVPEGEILFALAR
- a CDS encoding AEC family transporter gives rise to the protein MTTIAVTLKALLGLFLLCLLGYLGRRREIIGKEGVSVLTKLVIGLTLPAMIFHGFGLHFSGEMMRGWWLLPLVGAAIFAFNALFGWLILLTDRSMAPWQRRQFMAMSIFHNAGYMPIPIVAAVLPAGQREEIFLFIFLVMLAFGPLIWTLGVWLMKGPGPVAGDRASGQGTPHHRTLSMILNPPFVTTVAALALALLGWIRWVPAFVWEPLRWLGDCTIPLVLLTLGAMLADLRGSWTLSPGSLLRLVAARLILPGAVMALALPWVPLAPAIKFLLLIQVCMPSAMTLAIIAREYSESYDYVAQSLMASYLIALATLPVFLTLAQNMLTFTRS
- the smpB gene encoding SsrA-binding protein SmpB, whose protein sequence is MGVKTVATNRKAFRDYQILETVEAGIMLTGPEVKSLRAGRSSLKEAFARIIQGEVILFNYHISPYVFARNQLQEPTRERKLLLHRKQIEKLRLATQAKGRALVPLKVYFTRGIAKVELGLGQGKLMHDKRQDIKKRESDRDIDRALKR
- a CDS encoding tyrosine-type recombinase/integrase, with the protein product MKLTDTTLRNVKPNGKRLKLSDGGGLYLLVKPNGSKLWRLKYRFGGKETSISLGSYSEVSLREARERREEAKRMLAQGLNPSQERRVSKEAALERAENNFESVASEWYSKKAPGWTESHGKRVFKSLQNDVFPWLGARPIAEITAPELLTVLRRIEQRQAIETAHRVLQRCGQVFRYAVVTGRIASDPTRDLKGALPPSKEKHHPTILDPEGIGGLLRAMDTYKGSPVTRAALNLAPLVFVRPGELRKAEWSEIDLERAEWRIPAQKMKMRELHIVPLSRQAVAILRDLKPLTGGGRYLFPGARSNGRPMSENTVNGALRRLGYDSKEMTGHGFRSMACSLLNEQGWPADAIERQLAHSERDTVRAAYNRGQYLEERRRMMQAWADYLDGLKDEK
- a CDS encoding type II toxin-antitoxin system RelE/ParE family toxin, coding for MNDSHALKPLDFVGSSLKDLRAFPEEVKQDVGYALFLAQKGERAQTVKPLKGFGGAGVLEIIERHDGDTYRAVYTVKFREVVYVLHCFQKKSKSGIKTPQQDIDLIRQRLRVAEEDYRATYK
- a CDS encoding XRE family transcriptional regulator, yielding MSTKQKIHRGSGNVFEDLKVSHPERVQTRAQVMARIADIIKKRGLTQLQAAEILGIPQSKVSCLMNGKLSMFSLEHLFELLNALDRDVEIVIKPKPRRAKSAKTQVLASH
- a CDS encoding SAM-dependent DNA methyltransferase, with the translated sequence MGKRRTTEGSSRKSGSKNNGANLGFEAQLWASADALRNNMDAAEYKHVVLGLIFLKYISDAFEEQHARLEAEKGQGADPEDQDEYRAINIFWVPKPARWSNLKANAKQPTIGKIVDDAMIAIEKDNPTLKGVLPKEYARPGLDKQRLGQLIDLVSNIGLGDEDSRSKDILGRVYEYFLSQFASAEGKKGGQFYTPRSVVQVLVEMLAPYKGRVFDPCCGSGGMFVQSANFIEHHSNGNGNGGRAKSQISVFGQESNYTTWRLAKMNLAIRGIDSNITHGDSFHNDQHPDLKTDYILANPPFNSSDWRGELLKEDQRWKFGVPPTGNANYAWVQHFIYHLAPNGIAGFVLANGSMSSNQSGEGEIRKAIIEADLVDCMVALPGQLFYSTPIPVCLWFIARDKKNGRFRNRRGEILFIDARKLGTLVDRTHRELNAEDMARITDTYHAWRGDKDSKQKYEDVPGFCKAVDLEAIRKHGHVLTPGRYVGAEAVEDDGEPFEDKMKRLTAQLKEQMEQGRKLDDAIEANLRELGYGG